Proteins found in one Parasteatoda tepidariorum isolate YZ-2023 chromosome 7, CAS_Ptep_4.0, whole genome shotgun sequence genomic segment:
- the LOC107450554 gene encoding zinc finger protein 850-like, with translation MGKRPYSCSICNKSFSQKIALTGHSRAHAVEKPYSCTICNKSFSQIGLLTEHGRVHAVEKLYSCSICNKSFSQKSALSKHNRVHTGEKPYSCSTCNKSFSHKNSLTAHFFVHTGEKKPYSCSVCNKGFTQRCNLTKHSHLHTSEKPYSCNKCDKKFSRRDYLTLHSRIHTGEKPYSCSICNKSYSRKDQLSKHNRVHTGEKPYSCSTCNKIFSNRAYLTAHSHVHTGEKPYSCTICNKRFSNRTDLKIHIRVHTGEKPYSCTICNKSFSRRGLLTKHNRVHTGEKPYSCSTCNKSFSQKKSLTAHFFVHTGEKKPYSCSVCNKGFTQRCNLTKHSHLHTGEKPYSCSICNKRFSVRGYLTQHSHLHSGEKPYSCSICNKKFFTRDYLMRHSTLHTGEKPYSCSICYTRFSLKSTLYQHRRVHTGEKPYSCSKCNKRFSSKAHLTIHGRVHTGEKPYSCTICNKSYARKSRLTEHNRVHTGEKPYSCSICNESFSQKSSLTAHFYEHKGEKKPYSCSVCNKRFSSKGNLTVHSYVHTGEKPYSCSICCKRFSLKSTLYQHRRVHTGEKPYSCSKCNKRFSNKAYLKIHSRVHTGEKPYSCTECNKSFSRRSQLTGHNRVHTGEKPFSCSTCNKSFSHKQSLTRHFFVHTGEKKPYSCSVCNKRFSSKGKLTEHNRVHTGEKPYSCSICSKRFSVKGNLIQHSRVHTGEKPYSCCKCNKRFSSGAYLTIHSRVHTGEKPYSCSTCDKSFSQKGLLARHRHVHIEE, from the coding sequence ATGGGTAAGAGGCCTTATTCTTgcagtatatgtaataagagtttctCACAAAAAATTGCACTTACTGGACACAGTCGTGCTCATGCTgttgagaaaccttattcttgtactatatgtaataaaagtttttcacaaaTAGGCCTACTGACTGAACACGGTCGTGTTCATGCAGTTGAGAAGCTTTATTCTTGTAGCATATGCAATAAGAGTTTCTCACAAAAAAGTGCACTGTCTAAACATaatcgtgttcatactggtgagaagccttattcttgtagtacatgtaataaaagtttctcACATAAAAATTCACTGACTGCACACTTCtttgttcatactggtgagaagaaaccttattcttgtagtgtatGTAATAAGGGTTTTACACAAAGATGTAATCTGACTAAACATAGTCATCTTCATACtagtgagaagccttattcttgtaataaatgtgataagaaattttcaagaagAGATTATTTAACGCTACATAGTCGAATTCATACCggtgaaaaaccttattcatgtagtatatgtaataagagttatTCACGAAAAGATCAACTGTCTAAACACaatcgtgttcatactggtgagaagccttattcttgtagtacatgtaataaaatattttcaaatagagCTTATTTGACTGCACATAGTCATGTTCATACTggagagaaaccttattcttgtactATATGTAATAAGAGATTTTCAAATAGAACTGATCTAAAGATACATATTCgagttcatactggtgagaaaccttattcttgtactatatgtaataaaagtttttcacggAGAGGTTTACTGACTAAACACAATCGCGTTCATAccggtgagaagccttattcttgtagtacatgtaataagagtttctcacaaaaaaaatcactgacTGCACACTTTtttgttcatactggtgagaagaaaccttattcttgtagtgtatGTAATAAGGGTTTTACACAAAGATGTAATCTGACTAAACATAGTCAtcttcatactggtgagaagccttattcttgtagtatatgtaataagagatTTTCAGTTAGAGGTTATTTGACTCAACATAGTCATCTTCATagtggtgagaaaccttattcttgtagtatatgtaataagaaattttttacaagagATTATTTAATGCGACATAGCACACTTCATACTggagagaaaccttattcttgtagtatatgttatacgagattttcattaaaaagtactttGTATCAACATAggcgtgttcatactggtgagaaaccttattcttgtagtaaaTGTAATAAGAGATTTTCGAGTAAAGCTCATTTAACGATCCATGGCCGAGTTCATAccggtgagaaaccttattcttgtactatatgtaataagagttatGCACGGAAAAGTCGACTGACTGAACACAATCGTGTTCATAcaggtgagaagccttattcttgtagtatatgtaatgaGAGTTTCTCACAAAAAAGTTCACTGACTGCACACTTTTATGAACATAAAGGTGAgaagaaaccttattcttgtagtgtatgtaataaaagattttcatCAAAAGGTAATTTAACTGTACATAGTTATGTTCATAcaggtgagaagccttattcttgtagtatatgttgtaagagattttcattaaaaagtactttGTATCAACATAggcgtgttcatactggtgagaaaccttattcttgtagtaaatgtaataagagattttcaaataaagcttATTTGAAGATACATAGTCGAGTTCATAccggtgagaaaccttattcctGTACTgaatgtaataagagtttttcacgaAGAAGTCAACTGACTGGACACaatcgtgttcatactggtgagaagcctttTTCTTGTAGTACATGTAATAAGAGTTTCTCACATAAACAATCACTGACTAGACACTTTtttgttcatactggtgagaagaaaccttattcttgtagtgtatGTAATAAGAGATTTTCATCTAAAGGTAAATTGACTGAACACAATCGTGTTCATAcaggtgagaagccttattcttgtagtatatgtagtAAGAGATTTTCAGTAAAAGGTAATTTGATTCAACATAGTCGTGTTCATAcaggtgagaaaccttattcttgttgCAAATGTAATAAGAGATTTTCAAGCGGAGCTTATTTGACGATACATAGTCgagttcatactggtgagaaaccttattcttgtagtacaTGTGATAAGAGTTTCTCACAAAAAGGTTTACTGGCTAGACACAGACATGTTCATATAGAggaataa